Proteins found in one Paenibacillus borealis genomic segment:
- a CDS encoding choice-of-anchor I family protein encodes MNSTSKAILSLLLAAELAAGSAWGAGPVAAVPSIQPGTPYNAAGSYDVAVPHIVVNQIYGGGDAETTEGYFSKGFIELYNPTDTDVDLSGWSVQYSDPGMNGAWSRLALTGIIKAHSSYLITDGKVNPVYQSDLSGKGDQSWDELLFNNKGMKVVLLSSSALLENTNPFLDKSPAYVDMIGTAGNDNGSTIDGYETDYPTGKTGGTSKQKSVRRTDYADTDNNKADLAQISFADLDGAAMNRMKPHNSSDGAWGITVPALGIATASLPQATAGAPYSVSLSVYGGTQPYSYTAAGLPDGLSIDSVSGTVSGIPLKAGTTTASFSVYDSTSPSIKAEAILPLTVKPEAAPLTEDVISITKIGGYAVGTTSEDGGVAEIIKYNRDNGKFYLVNGSTHPASVDIVNLKDGIHPEKETSINVEQLSETGGFSYGDLTSVDINTATKRIAVAVQEEDALKNGKVLVLDYDGKLIEEYETGVQPDMLKYTEDGRYILTADEAEPRTLAGDPEGSVTIINTASKAVNLLKFDNPAVIDDLVHIRGAVDPKTRLITGKGSKEDAVRDLEPEFIELSEDQTTAYVSLQENNAIAAVDVVSGKLLWVKGLGFKDLSKPENKLDLLNDSTIHLENVPFKGVYMPDGISQYTVNGKTYLFTANEGDATEWDSKENVTKISKVKGLLNPDSAAAKFLNGTTKYDGVEVMSDMGKDDIYLYGGRSFSVWDAADMTQVYDSGSDFEQITAERLPDYFNASNSNTTLDSRSSKKGPEPEYVKVGKVGKRALAFTGLERIGGLMTYDVTNPGQPQFVNYINSREFTPKNNLETDTGPEGIEFIPAPASPTGLPLVLVANEVGGTVAVYQLNVTKISLDHSSVSLKAGGTTAVLKATVEAGGGTEGTLSWSSSNPAIASVDQNGKITPHAAGTAVVSVYSADGYGVAESQVTVAAADPVVSVPGAGSSGGGSSPAAGAATATATAAVTIEGGKAVMELKGQADAEGKLSLAVTADEVAAALETLKTSSTRELVLRIASDRAAGEVLLKIPAAAWAQMAGSPLEAVSVTGGLGTVTFDRAAFSAIHTAAGNEDVSLTIAKADIGSTLAGQGAGSGSIIGSRPVLILTVQAGTQILSSFGGGNVDVSIPYILTSGEDPNAVAAYQVSAGGELVVLPGSSYDPGNGLLSFRTNHFSVYAVGYNKLVFADTGSSYAKDSITYLAARGIVTGVSAENFGLKDKLSRGDAALLLARLAGAELNSSAAGSFTDVKPGDYYAAAVDWANQSGIVQGTGDGRFEPKAPVSREQLAVMMIRLSDSLKWSLPANGGSAAFADQQMISPYAVEAAAAAVQAGILSGQASADGSVSFAPKAAATREETAHLLAKLLKAVQ; translated from the coding sequence TTGAATTCAACCAGTAAAGCCATCCTTTCTCTTCTCCTCGCCGCAGAGCTTGCGGCCGGATCCGCATGGGGCGCAGGCCCGGTAGCCGCCGTCCCTTCGATACAGCCAGGCACTCCGTATAACGCTGCCGGCAGCTATGATGTAGCCGTTCCGCACATTGTCGTCAACCAGATTTACGGCGGCGGTGATGCCGAAACTACAGAGGGCTACTTCTCCAAAGGCTTCATTGAGCTATATAATCCTACAGATACGGATGTGGATCTGAGCGGCTGGTCGGTGCAGTATTCTGATCCCGGCATGAACGGTGCCTGGAGCAGGCTTGCACTGACCGGTATCATTAAAGCACATTCTTCCTACCTTATTACGGATGGTAAAGTGAATCCCGTCTATCAAAGTGATCTCAGCGGCAAGGGCGATCAGAGCTGGGATGAACTTCTTTTTAATAATAAAGGCATGAAGGTGGTCCTTCTCAGCAGTTCCGCCCTGCTGGAGAACACAAATCCGTTCCTGGACAAGTCACCGGCTTACGTAGATATGATCGGTACAGCAGGCAATGACAACGGTTCTACGATCGATGGCTATGAGACGGATTATCCGACCGGCAAAACCGGCGGCACCTCCAAGCAAAAGTCAGTGCGCCGCACGGATTATGCGGATACCGACAACAATAAAGCAGATCTTGCCCAAATTTCCTTCGCTGATCTTGATGGGGCGGCAATGAACCGGATGAAGCCGCATAACAGTTCCGATGGCGCGTGGGGGATAACGGTTCCCGCCCTGGGCATAGCGACCGCTTCATTGCCTCAGGCGACTGCAGGGGCGCCCTATTCCGTATCGCTCTCGGTATATGGCGGAACACAGCCGTATTCCTACACGGCAGCGGGGCTGCCTGACGGGCTGAGCATAGACTCGGTATCCGGTACAGTCAGCGGCATTCCGCTGAAAGCCGGAACAACGACGGCCAGTTTCTCAGTGTACGACAGCACTTCTCCTTCCATCAAAGCTGAAGCCATTCTCCCGCTGACAGTCAAACCGGAGGCTGCTCCGCTCACTGAGGATGTAATCAGCATCACCAAAATTGGCGGGTATGCGGTCGGTACGACCAGCGAGGACGGCGGTGTTGCCGAGATCATCAAGTACAACCGGGATAACGGGAAGTTCTACCTTGTCAACGGCTCGACACATCCGGCATCGGTGGACATCGTGAATCTGAAGGATGGTATCCATCCGGAGAAGGAAACAAGCATCAATGTGGAGCAGCTGTCGGAAACCGGGGGCTTCAGCTACGGTGACTTGACGAGTGTCGACATCAACACGGCGACCAAGCGGATTGCTGTTGCCGTGCAGGAAGAAGATGCGCTGAAGAACGGTAAAGTGCTCGTGTTGGATTATGACGGCAAGCTGATTGAAGAATATGAAACCGGCGTCCAGCCGGATATGCTCAAATATACGGAAGACGGCCGTTATATTCTTACGGCAGACGAGGCTGAACCCCGCACACTTGCGGGTGATCCCGAAGGCAGTGTAACGATCATCAATACGGCTTCCAAAGCAGTGAACCTGTTGAAATTCGATAATCCAGCCGTAATTGATGACCTTGTACACATCCGTGGTGCAGTTGATCCTAAGACCAGGCTAATTACCGGGAAAGGAAGCAAGGAGGATGCCGTACGCGATCTGGAGCCGGAGTTCATCGAGCTGTCCGAGGATCAGACAACGGCGTATGTCTCGCTTCAGGAGAATAACGCGATTGCTGCGGTTGATGTTGTTTCCGGGAAGCTGTTATGGGTCAAGGGCCTTGGATTCAAGGATTTAAGCAAGCCGGAGAATAAGCTTGATTTGTTAAATGACAGCACGATCCATCTGGAGAATGTGCCGTTTAAAGGGGTTTACATGCCGGATGGAATCAGCCAATACACCGTAAACGGCAAAACCTATTTGTTCACAGCCAACGAAGGGGATGCCACGGAATGGGACAGCAAGGAAAATGTGACCAAGATCAGCAAAGTGAAAGGTCTGCTTAACCCGGATTCTGCTGCGGCGAAGTTCCTGAACGGCACCACTAAATATGACGGGGTAGAAGTAATGTCGGATATGGGGAAGGATGATATCTACCTGTACGGAGGCCGTTCTTTCTCAGTATGGGATGCGGCGGACATGACGCAGGTTTACGACAGCGGCAGCGATTTTGAACAGATTACAGCTGAACGTCTGCCCGACTATTTCAACGCAAGCAACAGCAACACGACACTTGACAGCCGCAGCTCCAAAAAAGGGCCGGAACCTGAATATGTCAAGGTAGGCAAGGTGGGGAAAAGGGCGCTGGCCTTCACCGGCCTGGAGCGCATCGGCGGTCTGATGACCTATGATGTAACCAATCCCGGGCAGCCGCAGTTTGTGAATTACATCAATTCCCGCGAATTCACGCCTAAGAATAATCTGGAGACCGACACCGGGCCGGAAGGGATCGAATTCATCCCGGCACCGGCCAGTCCGACCGGACTGCCGCTCGTGCTGGTCGCTAATGAGGTCGGGGGAACGGTTGCCGTCTATCAGCTGAATGTGACGAAAATTTCACTGGATCATTCCTCGGTTTCCCTGAAAGCCGGGGGAACGACGGCAGTGCTTAAAGCGACCGTGGAAGCCGGCGGAGGAACGGAGGGCACGCTCAGCTGGAGTTCATCCAATCCCGCTATAGCTTCTGTCGACCAGAACGGGAAAATCACACCGCATGCAGCGGGAACAGCTGTTGTCTCGGTGTACAGTGCGGACGGCTACGGTGTAGCCGAATCGCAGGTAACGGTTGCGGCTGCCGATCCGGTTGTCAGCGTACCTGGTGCGGGTTCTTCCGGCGGCGGGTCCTCACCGGCAGCAGGGGCTGCAACTGCAACTGCAACTGCTGCAGTTACCATAGAAGGCGGCAAAGCTGTCATGGAACTGAAGGGACAAGCAGATGCAGAAGGGAAACTCAGCCTTGCGGTAACCGCAGATGAAGTGGCAGCGGCACTTGAGACATTGAAGACTTCAAGCACCAGGGAGCTTGTATTGCGTATCGCTTCGGATCGTGCTGCCGGAGAGGTATTGCTGAAGATTCCAGCCGCAGCATGGGCTCAAATGGCCGGCAGTCCGCTGGAGGCAGTGAGCGTGACCGGAGGGCTGGGTACAGTTACATTCGACCGGGCTGCATTCTCCGCCATTCACACGGCGGCAGGCAATGAAGATGTCAGCCTGACCATCGCCAAAGCCGATATCGGCAGTACCTTGGCCGGTCAGGGAGCAGGTTCAGGCAGCATTATTGGCAGCCGCCCGGTGCTAATCCTCACGGTTCAGGCCGGAACGCAGATTCTTTCAAGCTTCGGCGGAGGTAATGTGGATGTAAGCATCCCTTATATACTGACGTCCGGCGAAGACCCCAATGCGGTTGCTGCCTATCAGGTGAGCGCAGGCGGAGAGCTGGTTGTCCTTCCGGGCAGCAGCTATGATCCGGGGAACGGCCTGCTCTCCTTCCGCACGAATCATTTCTCGGTGTACGCGGTTGGCTACAATAAGCTTGTGTTTGCGGATACGGGAAGCAGTTACGCCAAGGACTCCATTACGTATCTTGCGGCACGCGGCATTGTTACCGGGGTCTCCGCCGAGAACTTTGGCCTGAAAGACAAGCTGAGCCGCGGCGATGCCGCGCTGCTCCTGGCCCGTCTGGCCGGGGCAGAGCTGAATTCCTCAGCTGCCGGAAGCTTTACGGATGTGAAGCCGGGGGACTATTATGCTGCCGCTGTGGACTGGGCGAATCAGAGCGGAATTGTCCAAGGAACGGGAGACGGAAGATTTGAGCCCAAGGCACCGGTCTCACGCGAGCAGCTCGCCGTAATGATGATCCGTCTGTCAGATTCATTAAAGTGGAGTCTGCCCGCAAACGGCGGCTCAGCGGCCTTTGCAGATCAGCAGATGATTAGCCCTTATGCAGTGGAAGCCGCAGCTGCTGCAGTGCAGGCCGGCATTCTTTCCGGTCAGGCGAGCGCTGACGGCAGTGTCAGCTTCGCACCGAAGGCAGCCGCTACACGTGAGGAAACGGCGCATCTGTTAGCCAAACTGCTCAAAGCAGTGCAGTAA
- a CDS encoding carbohydrate ABC transporter permease, giving the protein MIRSRTAQMLLYAGLTLAALLVLYPVVYSLFMAVMSPAEASAYPPSIVPHSFHPENFREVFNMIPVATFIGNTFLVSAIVMAGQLVTASLAAYAFAQMNFKGKPLIFSLFVATMMVPWEVTMIPNYLTVRGLDWLDTYQGLTVPFLATAFGTFLLRQFFLQLPKELFEAARIDGCGHIRYFLFHMLPLSRPALGTLAVYSFLNMYNSYLWPLLITNSKPMRTVQIGISMLEFQESTSWNLVFAGITLAILPSLLLLVFGLKQLVRGMAAGALKG; this is encoded by the coding sequence ATGATCAGGTCCAGAACAGCACAAATGCTGCTGTATGCCGGCTTGACGCTGGCAGCACTGCTCGTACTGTATCCCGTGGTGTACAGCCTGTTTATGGCTGTGATGAGCCCGGCCGAAGCGAGCGCTTATCCGCCGTCCATCGTCCCGCATTCGTTTCACCCGGAGAATTTCCGCGAAGTGTTCAATATGATTCCGGTCGCAACTTTCATCGGCAACACATTTCTGGTATCGGCGATTGTCATGGCGGGTCAGCTGGTTACGGCCAGCCTGGCGGCGTACGCTTTTGCGCAGATGAATTTCAAAGGCAAGCCGCTGATCTTCAGCCTGTTCGTGGCTACCATGATGGTTCCCTGGGAAGTGACGATGATTCCGAATTATTTGACGGTGCGCGGGCTGGATTGGCTGGATACGTACCAGGGGCTTACGGTTCCTTTTCTGGCGACGGCGTTCGGCACCTTTCTGCTGCGCCAGTTCTTCCTGCAGCTCCCGAAGGAGCTGTTCGAAGCCGCACGGATCGACGGCTGCGGCCATATCCGCTACTTCCTGTTCCATATGCTGCCGCTCTCAAGACCGGCACTGGGCACCTTGGCTGTGTATTCTTTTCTGAACATGTACAACTCGTATCTCTGGCCGCTGCTTATCACGAACAGCAAGCCGATGCGGACGGTGCAGATTGGTATCTCTATGCTGGAGTTCCAGGAATCCACCTCATGGAATCTGGTGTTTGCCGGGATCACTCTGGCGATCCTTCCTTCGCTCCTGCTGCTCGTATTCGGTCTGAAACAGCTTGTCCGGGGGATGGCGGCAGGTGCGCTCAAGGGATAA
- a CDS encoding carbohydrate ABC transporter permease translates to MAVRARRSSKRSSLQLRENVLAYTLLSPSLILFGVFLFYPLLKSVYLSLHSTDPAGRIAAYVGFDNYTALFASGQFLDGIRVTALFALLTVPTGMLLALVLAALTQHRLRGKRLFQFAFSLPMVLSVGSAAVIWKFLFHPTLGMLNYMLGLAGLPPVAWLVNPDSALLSVSLMTVWMNLGFNYIILSSGLQGISEEIYESARMDGAGAITVFRKITLPLLSPTLFFVLVVSIIGAFQAFGQINILTSGGPMNSTNVFVYSIYREAFVNFRFGTGSAQALMLFLVIMILTLIQFKWVEKKVHYQ, encoded by the coding sequence ATCGCGGTGAGGGCCCGCCGCTCTTCCAAGCGAAGCAGCCTGCAGCTGAGGGAGAATGTGCTGGCGTATACTCTCCTGTCGCCTTCGCTGATCTTATTCGGCGTGTTCCTGTTCTATCCGCTGTTGAAATCGGTCTACTTGAGCCTGCATAGCACCGATCCGGCCGGCAGAATTGCCGCTTATGTCGGCTTCGATAATTACACCGCGCTGTTCGCCTCCGGCCAGTTTCTGGACGGCATCCGGGTTACTGCGCTGTTCGCGCTGCTGACGGTTCCGACCGGCATGCTGCTGGCGCTTGTGCTCGCTGCACTCACTCAGCACAGGCTGCGCGGCAAGCGGCTGTTCCAGTTCGCCTTCTCCTTGCCCATGGTGCTCTCCGTCGGTTCGGCGGCAGTCATCTGGAAGTTCCTGTTCCACCCGACACTCGGAATGCTGAATTATATGCTCGGGCTGGCCGGACTCCCTCCGGTAGCCTGGCTTGTCAACCCGGACTCCGCGCTGCTCTCCGTATCCCTGATGACCGTCTGGATGAATCTGGGCTTCAATTACATTATCCTCTCCAGCGGACTGCAGGGGATTTCAGAAGAAATCTATGAGAGTGCTAGAATGGATGGTGCCGGGGCCATAACGGTTTTTCGCAAAATAACACTTCCGCTGCTGTCACCTACCTTGTTCTTCGTGCTGGTCGTTTCGATCATCGGTGCTTTCCAGGCCTTCGGACAGATTAATATTCTGACCTCCGGCGGTCCGATGAACAGCACGAATGTATTCGTCTATTCCATATACCGGGAGGCGTTCGTGAACTTCCGCTTCGGAACCGGCAGCGCCCAGGCGCTGATGCTGTTCCTGGTCATTATGATCCTGACCCTGATCCAGTTCAAATGGGTAGAGAAGAAGGTGCATTACCAATGA